From the genome of Populus alba chromosome 10, ASM523922v2, whole genome shotgun sequence, one region includes:
- the LOC118061416 gene encoding magnesium transporter MRS2-I, protein MRETPSITCQTSIDDHLNHTRTPLGIALDPYLSRKLAGSSSPVNGSGGANWFPASPTIGSKISRASRVSLATVRGDENDVEELEMLLEAYFMQIDSTLNKLTTLREYIDDTEDYINIQLDNHRNQLIQLELFLSSGTACLSIYSLVAGIFGVNIPYTWNDNHGYLF, encoded by the exons ATGAGAGAGACACCGTCGATAACGTGCCAAACCAGCATCGATGATCACCTTAATCACACCCGAACACCCCTAGGTATAGCATTAGACCCTTACCTATCACGAAAGCTGGCTGGTTCGTCTTCACCAGTCAATGGCTCCGGTGGTGCGAATTGGTTTCCTGCTTCCCCTACAATTGGTTCAAAAATTTCTAGAGCAAGTAGAGTAAGTTTGGCAACAGTTCGCGGAGACGAGAATGATGTTGAGGAGCTTGAAATGTTACTGGAG GCTTACTTCATGCAGATTGATAGCACTTTGAACAAATTGACCACg TTGCGAGAGTACATTGATGACACAGAGGATTACATTAATATTCAG CTTGACAATCATCGAAACCAGCTGATTCAG TTAGAGCTCTTTCTGAGTTCTGGGACTGCTTGTTTAAGCATATATTCCTTGGTGGCCGGAATATTTGGCGTAAACATCCCATACACATGGAATGACAATCATGGTTACCTGTTTTAA